One window from the genome of Canis aureus isolate CA01 chromosome 18, VMU_Caureus_v.1.0, whole genome shotgun sequence encodes:
- the LOC144288456 gene encoding olfactory receptor 2T8-like: protein MNIWNNTSDFILLGLFNYTEAHLFLFVMVLTIAFSSLVGNALMILLIHQDVHLHTPMYFLLSQLSLMDMMLISTIVPRMAADYLSGKKSISPAGCGLQIFFFLTLAGGECFLLAAMSYDRYVAVCHPLRYPILMSWQLCLRMTVGSWFLGAADGLMQAAATLSFPFCDAHEINHFFCEAPTLVRLACADTFVFEYVMYICCVLMLLVPFSLILISYSLILAVVLQMRSREARKKAFSTCSSHLSVVGLFYGAGIFTYMGPKSYRSANHDKIVSVFYTIFTPLLNPLIYSMRNSEVKGALRKCMGQCAALSSFHSLAIVDIAARNIGVQVSRRFIASVSLG from the coding sequence ATGAACATCTGGAACAACACCTCAGATTTCATTCTCCTAGGACTCTTTAACTACACAGAAGCCCACCTGTTTCTCTTTGTGATGGTTCTGACAATTGCTTTCAGCTCCCTGGTGGGCAATGCCCTCATGATTCTCCTGATTCATCAGGATGTCCATCTCCACACACCCATGTACTTCCTACTGAGTCAACTCTCCCTCATGGACATGATGCTGATCTCCACCATTGTGCCCAGAATGGCAGCTGACTACTTGAGTGGCAAGAAGTCCATCTCCCCTGCTGGCTGCGGGTTgcagatatttttcttccttactttGGCAGGGGGCGAGTGCTTCCTCTTAGCAGCCAtgtcctatgaccgctatgtggctgTTTGCCACCCACTGAGGTACCCCATTCTCATGAGCTGGCAATTATGCCTGAGAATGACAGTGGGGTCCTGGTTCTTGGGGGCAGCTGATGGGCTCATGCAGGCTGCTGCCACCCTGAGTTTTCCATTCTGTGATGCACATGAGATCAATCATTTCTTCTGTGAGGCCCCCACTCTGGTGCGTTTGGCTTGTGCTGACACGTTTGTTTTTGAGTATGTCATGTATATCTGCTGTGTATTAATGCTGCTGGTTCCGTTTTCTCTCATCCTGATTTCCTATAGTCTCATCCTTGCTGTGGTTCTCCAGATGCGTTCTAGAGAAGCCCGCAAGAAGGctttctccacctgctcctcacaTCTGTCTGTGGTGGGACTCTTTTATGGAGCTGGCATTTTTACCTACATGGGACCCAAATCCTATAGGTCAGCTAACCACGATAAAATAGTGTCAGTGTTCTATACAATCTTTACTCCTTTATTGAACCCCCTGATCTACAGTATGAGGAATAGTGAAGTCAAGGGAGCCCTGAGAAAGTGTATGGGTCAATGTGCTGCCTTAA